The DNA segment GGGGGCACGACTTTCGGCCGGAATACCGCCAACTGGCCAAGCTGCGCGAGCAATTTCCGCAGGCCAGCTTGCACGCGTTCACCGCAACGGCCACACTCCGGGTGCGCGAGGACGTGATCCGGCAATTAAATTTGCGCGACCCGGCGGTATTGGTCGGTTCGTTCGATCGGCCGAATTTGGTCTACCGTGTGCTGCCCCAGGTTGACGTATATGGGCAAAGCATCGAAGTCGTGCGGCGTTATGCCGGGGAAGCGGTTATCGTATACTGCCTCACGCGAAAAGATGCCGAGTGCGTGGCGGCCGTGTTGAATGCCAATGGCATTCAAGCGGCGGCGTATCATGCGGGCTTGGATCCGGCCGTGCGGCATCAAGTGCAGGATGCCTTTGCTGCAGAGAAATTGAACGTGGTTGTGGCCACGGTGGCGTTTGGCATGGGCATCGACCGCAGCAATGTGCGCTGCGTGCTGCACACGGCCATGCCAAAAACGGTCGAGCATTATCAGCAAGAAACAGGCCGGGCCGGGCGCGACGGGTTGGAGGCCGAGTGCGTGCTACTGTATTCGTTTGCCGACGCCATGCGGTGGGATGGCCTGATTCATAAAAGCGCCGCCGATGCCGAAAATCCCGGCCAGTTTATCGAGGCCCAACAGCAATTGCTCCAACAAATGCAACGGCTGTGCAATTCGCCGCGCTGCCGGCACCGGGCGCTGGTCGAATACTTCGGCCAACCCTACGAACGGGAAAACTGCGGAGCCTGCGATGTGTGCTTGGCCGACGTGGAGACAGTGGAAGATGGCACCGTCGCGGCACAAAAAATTCTGTCGTGCGTTGCGCGGGTTGAGGAGCGATTTGGCGTGGGGCACGTGGTCGATGTGCTGACCGGCGCGAACACCGAAATGATTCGCAACTGCCGGCACGAGCAGCTCAGCACGTACGGCCTGTTGCGTGAAGTGCCCAAAAAGCACGTGCAATCGATGGTGTATCAACTGGTCGATCAAGGTTTGCTGGATCGCACGCCGGGCGAGCGGCCCCTGCTAAAGCTCAACGCGGCTTCCCGGGAGGTATTGCGCGGCCAGCGAGAAGTTAAATTGCTGCGGCCCAAGCAGACGGCCCCGACGCAGGCCCAGGTGGATGCCGATTCCTGGGAAGGCGTGGACCGCGACCTGTTCGAGCGGTTGCGAACTTGGCGGCTGGACTTAGCCCACGAGCGCCAAGTGCCGCCCTATTTGGTGCTGGACGATGCCTCGTTGCGCAGTCTGGCGCGAATTCGGCCCACTCGGCTGGAATTGTTGAAGGAAGTCCGGGGCATCGGCGAAAAACGGTTGGCCGATTTTGGCGCCGGGCTGGTCGAACTGGTTCGCCATTACTGCGCCGAATACAAAATCGATGCCGATCAAATTGCTCCCACTTCCGTTTCTGCATTGGGCGGCAGCGCCGGCGAACCGCAAGCGGCCTATATCAAGCCAAAGCTGCCGAATGCGGTGAAATCGCAAGCGTTCGAGTTATTTCGCCAACGCTGGTCGATTGACGACGTGAAACACAAAATCAATCGGGCGCGCAGTACGACGTGCAGCTACCTGGTGGAATTCATCGCCGAAGAAAAACCGCCGCGAATCGATTGCTGGGTCAGCGACGAAATTTACCGCCAAGTGACCGCCGCTGCGGCTCAACTCGAAGCACGCCGATTAAGTCCCGTGTTTGAACGTTTGGATGGCCGCGTGCCGTACGACCTCATCCGCTTAGTGCTGGCGCATGTGGAATCGGTCGCACAGTAGTCGTTAGCAGCTCGCTGGCACGCTAAAAAATTCACGGCGTGAAACATCGGGCTACAAAAATAGCAGGTTTAGCAACACCAAAAGCGGCAAGAGAATGACGCAGCTATAAACCATGTAGCCGAAGAAGCTAGGCATACGCACGCCCCAGGATTCGGCGATCGATTTAACCATGAAATTGGGCCCGTTGCCAATGTAGGTCATGCTGCCCATCATAACGGCGCCAAGGCTGATGGCGGCCAGCAGATCTTCGCGGATGAAATGTCCGCTTTGCAGCGCCAATATGCCATGGCCGGGGGCGGTCGTCATGGCATTGGCGGCTTCGAAATACACCAAATAGGTGGGCGCGTTGTCCAGGAACGACGACAGCGTGCCGCTGGCCCAAAAGAATTTGTACGGAGTGTTCAAGCCGAGCTCGGCCCCCCGGGCGTTCAGAATTTGCAGCGCCGGCTGCATGCAAATGAAAATGCCGAAGAACAACACGGCCACTTCGATGATGGCCGCGAAATTGAAATCGTTCATCTTCCGCGTATGGGCCGAGCCGAGCAGTAGCGATAAAGCCAACAGTCCCAACTGCACAACCTCGCGCAAATAAAGCCAAGGATGCCAATTGGTGCCGGGGAAAGCTTTGCTAGGGTCGAGGAACGCCACGGCCAGAATGACGCCCAACAGCAGGAGCCCATTCAGTTGCCAGCCGGCGAAGCGCAAGCGATGAACCTGGGCTTCGTCGCGGACAATATCGCGGGCTTCTTCTCGCGGATAGACATAGTACCGGTCCCAGGCCCAATAAATGGCCAGCAGGCAGCCGTTGATGAAGAGCCATTCTTTCCACAAGCTCAGCGTCCACAAAAACGGCACGCCTTGCAGGTAGCCCAGGAACAGCGGGGGGTCGCCCAGCGGCAGCAAACATCCGCCGCAGTTGCATACGACAAAGGTGAACAGCACGACGGTATGAGCCACATGCTTACGCTGGCGATTCGTTTCCAGCAGCGGGCGAATTAAAACCATGGCCGCGCCGGTGGTGCCAATCAGGCTCGCCAACAGGGCGCCAATCGCCAAAAAAGCCGTGTTGGTTGCCGGATGTGCCGGTAAATCCCCCTCGATGCGAATGCCGCCGCTGATGGTGTATAAACACATCAGCAGAATGATGAATGGAACATATTCATTCAGCATCGCGTTGGCCAACAAGTTGCCGACTGTGCCCCAATGGAGGAATTCTTCCGGGGTAAATGGCGAAACATGGCGTGCGGGAAAGTGGCCAATGATGGGGAACTGATGCGCCAATCCGTAATACAGCACCGTCAGGGCTGCCAGCCCACCGGCCACGTAAAAGCGGTGCAAATTGCTTTCCCACCAATGCTTGGCCCCATGCAGCAGCGGAAGAATCGCAATCGCAGCCAGCATGAGCACGAACGGAATCACCATGTACAACGGCGGCGGGGTGTGTTCCGCCTGTTGCCCCACGGTGGGGCTTGCTGGCTCAGCCGTAGCGGCTGCCGCCGTGGCATGCATTTCGTCCACGATTAAGCTCGTCGCATGCTGCGGCCCGCCGGCTAGCAGCCAGAAAGCGTAACAAGCGATGATGACGCCGGCGGCAATCATCACGCCCGTCGAGGAAGCCGGCCGTGTAAATGCCGTTCCTGTAGCGGAAGTCGGAGCTTGCGGGTGGTTGGTGCTGGCCATTCAAAAAAAATCGTTCAGGAGTGAAAGAACGTGGCTACGGACGGCCACGCCGCCCTGCATTCTTACGTCATGCGGAATGAAAACGCCAGGGCAGCCGGTGATCGCCTAATTTGGCCACTCCACAATGTAGTGACGGCTGTCCTCAGCCGTTTTTCTCGAGTGACACGCCGGCGGCTGGGACAGCCACCATTACATTTTTTTCAAATTAGGCGACCGGGCAAACCTGTGGCGACTAACCGATGAACACCTCCGGTTGCAGGGTGGGGTTGGGCTCGGCCCGGCGGATCAGCTCGCGAACCATCCAGGGAACGTTCCCCTCGCCGAACAACAGGAAGCTAATGCTGGCGGCCATCGGGTTTTCGTTCGACCAGCCGAAGTGCACCTCCGGCGGCCGGCCGGCGCGCGACAGCTCCAGGGCAATGGTGGCGATGACGTGGGCCACCGATGCGCAGCGCCGCACGCCAATGATAAACCGTTCCTCGCTTTGGCGAATTTCCATGAGCGGCATTTGCTCGAACTCGCTGGTGTCGCCCAACTCCGCTTCGATGAACACAATCGGCACCTCATCGGCAATTCGATGGCGCTCGCGGATGATTTGCTCTTTTTGGGCCAAATCGCGCGCACCGGGGCGATGGGGCACCAGCACGGGGAATTCCAAGTGCTTCAAGCTGTCCCACAGGAAGCGCGATTCGTAGCTCACAAATTCGAAGCCGGCGAAGCGCAGCTCGGTGCTGCGCCGCATCCGCGACCAGAACGACAACACGACCACGGCCACGATAAAGCAACTGGCGATTTTAATGCCGTCGGGCCGTTCGATCATGTTGCGCGCCGTGGTGTAGAAAAACACTGCGGTAATGAACACGTATGCCCAGGGAATGCGAAACGGAGTGTAAATGTTTTCGCTTTTGCGGTAGCGATCGATCACGGTGGCCACGCAGCCGCTGGAAATCAGCACCAACACGCCGGTGGCGTAAGCGCCCCCTTGGGCTTCCACATCGGCATGAAAAATCCAAGTGACCAGCAGGTTAATGGCGGTGAAAATGAGCACCAGCGGCCGAACCACGCGGGCCCATTCCGGGGCCATGCCATAGCGAGGCAAATACTGCGGCACCAGATTCAGCAGGCCCGCCATCGCGCTGGCGCCGGCGAAGCTGAGAATGACCACGGTCGAAAGATCGTAAATGGTGCCGAACACTTCGCCAAACAGCGGGCAAATTGGGCCGCCGTTGTGAGCCAAATACGCCAGCGCACGCCCTTGGGCCACGCCCCCTTCGCCGAGCAAACTGGGGTCGATCAGCGTGGCGGTGACAATTGAAGAGCTAAGCAACAACACCGACATCAGCAAGGCGGCCGTCACCATCAGCTTGCGCGTGTTGCGGATGCGGCCCAGCGGATTTTGCGGATCGTCGTCTTTGTCGCCTTGAATCAGCGGCATCACGGCCACGCCGGTTTCAAAGCCGCTCAGGCCCAGGGCCAGCTTCGGAAAAATCAGCAGGCAAATGGCGGCAATCGAGCCCAGGCTGGTTCCCGACACCAGCGCCGGCAAATGCTTAATGTGCCAGTTGCCGTCGCAAACGTTTTGCCACCAACCTTCCAACCGGGCCGGATGCGCCAGTAAGTAAACCAATCCGCTGCCGATGACGATGGCATTTAGCGTCAGATACACGCCCACGATGACCACAGCCAGGCCAATCACCTCGCGGAAGCCGCGCAAAAAACTGGCCCCCAGCAAGACGAGCAGCAGCATGGTTACCATCATTTGTTGCTTGCCTTCGCTCAGTTGACGGATGAAGGCGGGCATTTTCGCCCAATACGGGTTGTGAGTTAAATGCACGGCGGCATCGGCGGCGCTCAGCGTTTTGGTGATGACAAAATCGGTGGCAGCAAAACCGAGCAGAATCAGCACCAGCGTTTTGCCTTTCCAGCCGTGCACCAATTGCTCCAGCATGGCAATCGAGCCTTGCCCATGAGGCGATTGTCCGGCCACGTGCGAATAAACCGGCACGGCCCCAAACAGCGTCAGCAGCACCAACACCACGGTGGCCAAGGGGGCCAACATGCCGGCGGCCTCGAAAGCAATCGACGGCTGATACCCCAGCGTGCTGAAATAATCGACCCCCGTCAGGCACATGACCCAAAACCAAGGGCTTTGGTGCCAGACGGGGGCGACTTGATGTTGCGGCGAATTATCGTTGGGGAGTTTTAGCGACGTCGACGATTGACGAATCGTGGCCGATGGCCCGGCATCGGTCGATAGCGCCGGCGCACCTTGGAGTTTTACATCGTCGCCCGTGAGAAAAGCGCCCATGACGCTGGCTTTCGTGGAAGCACGCCGAAAAGCATCTGGACTGAAACGCTCGCAAACGAACCGGGCACATTGTAGCAGGCCAAGGTTGAACTAGCCAAAGCAAGTTGGACGCGCCTGGAAGCGGGCCAAGGTTCTACGGCACCCTCACCCTGCCCTCTCCCAAGGGGAGAGGGCTTGAAATCGGCCCGCGTTAATCTGGCCCACATCAAACTGGCCGTGCATTAAATCGCCGAGGCGTTAGTTTCGCCGGTGCGGATGCGGACCACGTCGGTCAGCGAGCTGACGAAAATTTTGCCGTCGCCCACTTGGCCGGTGCGGGCCGCGTTCACGATGGCGTCAATCACACTCTGAGCATCTTTTTCGTCGGCCACCACC comes from the Pirellulales bacterium genome and includes:
- the recQ gene encoding DNA helicase RecQ; the protein is MSTAAVSPVPAVPDNASGTVPPAVLATIRRFWGFQQLRPFQAEAIEAALTGRDSLVVLPTGGGKSLCYQAPPAMTGGTDVVISPLISLMKDQVDGLRECGYPAAALHSGIENEERRNIEQSLLRGEYRLLFVAPERAVTPWFLNMAQRLNVRRFAIDEAHCISHWGHDFRPEYRQLAKLREQFPQASLHAFTATATLRVREDVIRQLNLRDPAVLVGSFDRPNLVYRVLPQVDVYGQSIEVVRRYAGEAVIVYCLTRKDAECVAAVLNANGIQAAAYHAGLDPAVRHQVQDAFAAEKLNVVVATVAFGMGIDRSNVRCVLHTAMPKTVEHYQQETGRAGRDGLEAECVLLYSFADAMRWDGLIHKSAADAENPGQFIEAQQQLLQQMQRLCNSPRCRHRALVEYFGQPYERENCGACDVCLADVETVEDGTVAAQKILSCVARVEERFGVGHVVDVLTGANTEMIRNCRHEQLSTYGLLREVPKKHVQSMVYQLVDQGLLDRTPGERPLLKLNAASREVLRGQREVKLLRPKQTAPTQAQVDADSWEGVDRDLFERLRTWRLDLAHERQVPPYLVLDDASLRSLARIRPTRLELLKEVRGIGEKRLADFGAGLVELVRHYCAEYKIDADQIAPTSVSALGGSAGEPQAAYIKPKLPNAVKSQAFELFRQRWSIDDVKHKINRARSTTCSYLVEFIAEEKPPRIDCWVSDEIYRQVTAAAAQLEARRLSPVFERLDGRVPYDLIRLVLAHVESVAQ
- a CDS encoding sodium:proton antiporter, which encodes MASTNHPQAPTSATGTAFTRPASSTGVMIAAGVIIACYAFWLLAGGPQHATSLIVDEMHATAAAATAEPASPTVGQQAEHTPPPLYMVIPFVLMLAAIAILPLLHGAKHWWESNLHRFYVAGGLAALTVLYYGLAHQFPIIGHFPARHVSPFTPEEFLHWGTVGNLLANAMLNEYVPFIILLMCLYTISGGIRIEGDLPAHPATNTAFLAIGALLASLIGTTGAAMVLIRPLLETNRQRKHVAHTVVLFTFVVCNCGGCLLPLGDPPLFLGYLQGVPFLWTLSLWKEWLFINGCLLAIYWAWDRYYVYPREEARDIVRDEAQVHRLRFAGWQLNGLLLLGVILAVAFLDPSKAFPGTNWHPWLYLREVVQLGLLALSLLLGSAHTRKMNDFNFAAIIEVAVLFFGIFICMQPALQILNARGAELGLNTPYKFFWASGTLSSFLDNAPTYLVYFEAANAMTTAPGHGILALQSGHFIREDLLAAISLGAVMMGSMTYIGNGPNFMVKSIAESWGVRMPSFFGYMVYSCVILLPLLVLLNLLFL